One Vigna unguiculata cultivar IT97K-499-35 chromosome 11, ASM411807v1, whole genome shotgun sequence DNA window includes the following coding sequences:
- the LOC114169756 gene encoding putative disease resistance RPP13-like protein 1, which yields MAVELITDAALSKFFEKTFDNVFSRLGDIFRGDKSKKKQLSNLKVKLLAVEVVTDDAEQKQFTDQRVREWLLSAKGFMFDVEDLLEEINHALSKSQVEAESHSAAKKVWNSLKSPFVSFFKNEIESRMEKLIENLEYLETQSHVLGLKRNADVGEGSRSGSKLRSTYLPNDSVIYGRDDDKEFVLNWLTSHTHNNLSILSIVGMGGVGKTTLAQHVFNDPRTDEAKFDVKAWVCVSDEFDVFKVSKTILEHVTRSTDNSGDIEMVHQSLKETLTGKKFLLILDDVWNEDKSKWEEVQKPLLYGAQGSRIVVTTRSKEVASTIRSKERFLEQLPEGPSLELFAKHAFPDDYDAQSNPECNKIGEKIVKKCKGLPLALKTMGSLLYNKLSVSEWEFVFQSEIWDLPEERCNIVPALALSYIHLPSHLKVCFAYCALFPKDYKFKKEHLIELWITENFLQHGKSPEETGQQYFNELLSRSFFQRSGDAEEVFVMHDLLNDLAKYVAGDIYFRCELSQTNEIQKASRHFFFEPGDDGGFPGFGTLCKTQRLRTFLPTPNSFWICNMSIHELFTKFKFLRILSLSNCCDIEELPDSVGNLQHLRSLDLSGTDIKKLSESICSLSHLQILKLNYCMDLEELPSNLHLITTLCRLEFTFTKVRKVPPGLEELKNLKVMMDIFKVDHSMESGIQRLGKLNNLHESLSIQGLQDIENPRDALEADLKNKTHLTGLALVWERTGNFIDSKREEDVIENLKPPKNLKELSIFNYGGKQLPNWLLENSLWNMVLLKLDGCESCQRLPPLGLLPFLKKLDISGFDEIVSIDVDFHGNNSSSFQSLERLKFSNMRQWEKWECQAVTGAFPNLLMLSIKDCPKLKGQLPELPAPLGMLEMIDCQQLEGFAPRVLKLELHNCGKVQLDWATMEWFRMGGHHMKALFSERDGSHTLDELEIVESITDDSKTPLMTFPLDSFPTVTKLVLSGFGNLQMISLDQAHHHLDVLTISKCPKLESLPGSMHMLLPSLTSLCIKDCPRLESFTDGGLPSNLESLRIEDCPRLESLPDGGLLSNLREMRIIKCSKLKSLPGNMHMLLPSLKHIWIEDCPRLESFTDGGLPSNLESLIRIEDCPRLESLPDGGLLSNLREMRIIKCSKLKSLPGNMHMLLPSLKHLWIEDCPRLESFPDGGLPSGLHEMTLKNCSRLVGSLKGAFRDGSYLGDLSIKELDAKCFPEEGLLPASLTDLTISACPNLEELDYKGLSQLSSLRSLTLECCPKLQCLPKEGLPQSISYLFIIGCPLLEQRCQEGGKDRKKIAHIQHSNLY from the coding sequence ATGGCTGTTGAATTGATTACCGATGCTGCTCTGTCCAAATTCTTTGAGAAGACTTTTGACAATGTATTTTCTCGTTTGGGGGACATATTTCGTGgagataaaagtaaaaagaagCAGCTAAGCAACTTGAAGGTGAAGCTCCTAGCCGTTGAGGTTGTGACTGATGACGCAGAACAAAAACAGTTCACAGATCAACGCGTAAGAGAATGGCTTCTTAGTGCCAAAGGTTTCATGTTCGATGTGGAGGATCTCTTGGAGGAAATAAATCATGCACTCTCCAAGAGCCAAGTGGAAGCTGAATCTCATAGTGCTGCTAAAAAGGTGTGGAATTCCCTCAAATCTCCTTTTGTCAGtttctttaaaaatgaaattgaatcaAGGATGGAAAAACTCATTGAGAACCTAGAATATCTAGAAACACAAAGCCATGTTCTAGGTTTGAAAAGGAATGCTGATGTTGGGGAGGGATCAAGATCGGGAAGTAAATTACGATCAACATATTTGCCAAACGATAGTGTTATCTATGGCAGAGATGATGACAAAGAATTTGTCCTTAACTGGCTCACATCTCACACTCACAACAATCTGTCTATACTTTCTATTGTGGGAATGGGAGGGGTGGGTAAGACCACTCTTGCCCAACATGTATTCAATGATCCAAGGACGGATGAGGCTAAATTTGATGTCAAAGCTTGGGTCTGTGTTTCTGATGAATTTGATGTGTTCAAGGTATCCAAAACTATTCTTGAGCATGTTACTAGATCAACTGATAATAGTGGAGATATCGAGATGGTTCACCAAAGTTTGAAGGAAACATTGACTGGGAAAaaatttcttcttattttgGATGATGTTTGGAACGAAGACAAATCTAAATGGGAAGAAGTGCAAAAGCCCCTTCTTTACGGAGCACAAGGAAGTAGGATTGTTGTGACTACCCGTAGTAAGGAAGTTGCTTCTACCATTCGGTCAAAAGAACGCTTTCTAGAGCAATTGCCGGAAGGTCCTAGCTTAGAGTTGTTTGCTAAACATGCATTTCCAGATGATTATGATGCTCAATCAAATCCAGAGTGCAACAAAATTGGCGAGAAGattgttaaaaaatgtaaagGACTGCCTCTTGCCTTGAAAACAATGGGAAGTCTATTATACAACAAATTATCTGTTTCAGAATGGGAATTTGTGTTCCAAAGCGAGATATGGGACCTTCCAGAAGAGCGTTGTAATATTGTTCCCGCCTTAGCATTGAGCTATATCCACCTTCCTTCCCATTTGAAGGTCTGCTTTGCTTACTGTGCCCTATTTCCCAAGGATTATAAGTTTAAAAAGGAACATTTGATTGAGTTATGGATTACTGAAAATTTCCTACAACACGGTAAGAGTCCAGAAGAAACTGGCCAACAATACTTCAATGAACTACTATCAAGGTCCTTCTTTCAACGATCAGGTGATGCGGAAGAAGTATTTGTCATGCATGACCTTCTAAATGATTTGGCAAAATATGTCGCCGGAGACATATATTTCAGGTGTGAACTTAGTCAAACAAATGAGATACAAAAAGCATCTCGGCATTTTTTCTTTGAACCTGGTGACGACGGAGGCTTTCCTGGGTTTGGAACTTTATGTAAAACGCAAAGGTTGCGAACATTTCTGCCAACACCAAATAGTTTTTGGATTTGCAATATGTCGATACATGAATTGTTCACCAAGTTCAAGTTCTTGCGTATCTTATCACTCTCTAATTGTTGTGACATTGAAGAGTTACCTGACTCTGTCGGCAATCTTCAGCATCTCCGTTCGTTAGACCTCTCCGGGACTGATATCAAAAAACTATCTGAAAGTATATGCTCACTTTCCCACTTGCAAATACTGAAGTTGAACTACTGTATGGATTTGGAGGAGTTGCCCTCAAATTTGCATTTAATCACCACTTTGTGTCGTCTTGAATTTACATTCACTAAAGTGAGAAAAGTGCCACCAGGTTTGGAAGAACTAAAGAATCTTAAAGTAATGATGGATATATTTAAAGTTGACCATAGCATGGAGTCGGGTATTCAACGGCTAGGAAAGCTCAACAACCTTCATGAAAGCCTATCAATTCAGGGGCTGCAGGACATTGAGAATCCCCGAGATGCATTAGAAGCAGATTTGAAGAATAAAACACACCTAACGGGGTTGGCGTTGGTATGGGAGAGAACTGGGAACTTTATTGATTCAAAAAGGGAAGAGGACGTAATTGAGAATCTGAAACCTCCTAAAAACTTGAAGGAGTTGTCAATCTTCAACTATGGTGGCAAACAACTTCCAAATTGGTTACTAGAGAATTCACTGTGGAATATGGTGTTATTAAAGTTGGATGGATGTGAATCTTGCCAACGTTTACCTCCGCTTGGTCTTTTGCCATTTCTTAAGAAGCTGGATATTTCAGGGTTTGATGAGATAGTGAGCATTGATGTTGATTTTCATGGGAATAACTCTTCTTCATTTCAATCCCTTGAAAGGTTGAAGTTCTCCAATATGAGGCAATGGGAAAAATGGGAATGCCAAGCTGTGACAGGTGCTTTTCCAAATCTTCTAATGCTTTCTATAAAGGATTGTCCGAAACTGAAAGGACAGCTGCCAGAGCTACCTGCTCCTTTGGGAATGCTAGAAATGATAGATTGCCAACAACTTGAAGGTTTCGCTCCCAGGGTTCTAAAATTAGAACTACATAACTGTGGAAAGGTGCAATTGGATTGGGCTACAATGGAATGGTTTAGAATGGGTGGGCACCACATGAAAGCATTATTCTCTGAAAGGGATGGGTCCCACACTCTTGATGAGTTGGAAATTGTAGAGTCAATCACTGATGACTCTAAAACACCTCTGATGACCTTTCCACTAGATTCCTTCCCAACAGTCACAAAACTTGttctctctggttttggcaatCTGCAGATGATTTCACTTGATCAAGCTCATCATCATCTCGATGTTCTAACAATCAGTAAGTGCCCTAAACTAGAATCATTGCCTGGAAGCATGCATATGTTGCTTCCATCTCTTACGAGCTTATGTATAAAAGACTGTCCAAGACTTGAGTCCTTCACTGACGGAGGTTTGCCATCAAATCTGGAGTCTTTAAGAATCGAAGATTGTCCAAGACTTGAGTCGTTACCCGATGGAGGTTTGTTATCAAATCTAAGAGAGATGAGAATCATTAAGTGCTCCAAACTTAAATCATTGCCTGGAAACATGCATATGCTTCTTCCATCTCTAAAACATATATGGATAGAAGACTGTCCAAGACTTGAGTCCTTCACTGACGGAGGTTTGCCATCAAATCTGGAGTCTTTAATAAGAATCGAAGATTGTCCAAGACTTGAGTCGTTACCCGATGGAGGTTTGTTATCAAATCTAAGAGAGATGAGAATCATTAAGTGCTCCAAACTTAAATCATTGCCTGGAAACATGCATATGCTTCTTCCATCTCTAAAACATCTATGGATAGAAGACTGTCCAAGACTTGAGTCCTTCCCTGACGGAGGTTTGCCATCAGGTCTACACGAGATGACACTCAAGAATTGCTCTAGACTTGTTGGCTCATTGAAAGGAGCTTTCAGAGACGGTTCATATTTGGGAGACTTGTCCATTAAGGAACTGGATGCAAAATGTTTTCCTGAAGAAGGTTTGCTTCCAGCCTCTCTTACTGATCTAACCATCAGTGCTTGTCCAAATCTAGAAGAATTAGACTATAAGGGGCTTTCTCAACTCTCATCTCTCCGATCATTGACTCTTGAGTGCTGCCCCAAACTCCAATGCTTACCAAAGGAGGGTCTTCCCCAATCAATTTCATATCTTTTCATAATAGGCTGTCCTTTGCTCGAACAACGTTGCCAGGAAGGAGGGAAAGACCGGAAAAAGATTGCTCACAT
- the LOC114169757 gene encoding nucleolar complex protein 2 homolog, whose translation MGTKNDAETNLDVENSVRRRSRNKSMPESGAREHKEQLQKLSEKDPEFYEFLKENDEELLQFSDDDLDDDVETDIEDEDLKLDEEASEDEIQEKEQKSSKEVITTSMVDLWCKSIHENGSLSALRSLLRAFRTACHYGDDGGNESMTKLSVISSAVFNKIMLTVLNEMDGILRKLFKLPASGGKKENITELMATKHWNSYGHLVKSYLGNALHVLNQMTDTEMISFTLRRLKYSLLFLAAVPSLLRKYIKVVLHFWGTGGGALPVVSFLFMRDLCIRIGSGCIDECFKGIYKAYVLNCHFVNAVKLKHIRFLGNCVIELLGVDLATAYQHAFVYIRQLAMILRDALNAKTKESFRKVYEWKFINCLELWTGAICAYSSESDFKQLAYPLTQIISGVARLVPTARYFPLRLRCVRMLNQIAASTHSFVPVSMLLLDMLEMKELNRPPTGGVGKAVDLRSILKVNKLTLKTRAFQEACVISVVEELAEHLAQWSYSVAFMELSFIPLVRLRSFCKLTKVERFRKEMRQLIRQIEASSNHVNEKRMSISFLPNDPAAASFLEDEKKLASSALSKYVLTLRQRAEQKNNSLMESSVLVGEESSKFGNEISESDEEDARTNEEGAAVFSSSWLPGNESKTKQQPEETRRKRKKQQKEKAIDDDVVEDLVLSSDEDMPSSHTPSAGKNVDADNLPSKRKPKQKHRTKRLKKN comes from the exons ATGGGCACAAAAAATGATGCAg AGACGAATTTGGATGTAGAGAACAGTGTAAGACGAAGAAGCAGAAATAAATCCATGCCTGAGAGTGGAGCGCGAGAGCATAAGGAACAATTGCAGAAACTTTCAGAGAAG GACCCAGAATTTTACGAGTTCTTGAAAGAGAATGACGAGGAGTTGCTTCAATTCAGTGATGATGATCTAGAT GATGATGTGGAAACTGACATAGAAGATGAAGATCTAAAGCTAGATGAGGAGGCTAGTGAGGATGAGATTCAAGAGAAGGAACAAAAGTCATCTAAGGAAGTTATAACTACTTCTATGGTTGATTTGTGGTGCAAATCAATTCATGAAAATGGGAGCTTAAGTGCACTGCGTTCCCTGCTGAGGGCTTTCAGGACGGCATGCCACTATGGTGACGATGGGGGGAATGAATCTATGACAAAGCTTAGTGTAATATCTAGCGCTGTATTCAACAAAATAATGTTGACTGTACTTAATGAAATGGATGGAATACTGAGAAAATTGTTCAAGCTTCCTGCTTCTGGTGGAAAGAAAGAGAACATAACAGAGTTAATGGCCACAAAACATTGGAATAGTTATGGCCATTTAGTGAAGTCTTACCTTGGAAATGCTCTCCATGTTTTGAACCAGATGACTGACACAGAAATGATATCATTTACTTTACGTAGGCTGAAATACTCTTTATTGTTTTTGGCTGCTGTTCCTTCACTCCTAAGGAAATACATTAAG GTGGTCCTTCATTTCTGGGGTACTGGCGGAGGTGCCCTTCCTGTTGTTTCATTTCTGTTTATGAGAGATCTATGTATCCGAATTGGATCTGGCTGCATAGATGAATGTTTCAAAGGAATATATAAAGCTTATGTGTTGAATTGCCACTTTGTAAATGCTGTGAAACTTAAACATATCCGTTTTCTTGGCAATTGTGTAATTGAACTTCTTGGTGTTGATCTTGCCACTGCGTATCAACATGCCTTCGTTTACATTCGACAGCTGGCTATGATATTAAGGGATGCACTTAATGCAAAAACTAAG GAATCTTTTCGCAAGGTTTATGAGTGGAAATTCATCAATTGTCTTGAACTTTGGACCGGTGCTATCTGTGCCTACAGTTCAGAATCTGACTTTAAGCAACTTGCATATCCATTGACCCAAATAATTTCTGGAGTCGCCCGTCTGGTTCCCACAGCCAGGTATTTTCCCCTTAGGTTGAGATGTGTAAGAATGTTGAACCAGATTGCAGCTTCTACACATTCCTTTGTACCAGTGTCTATGCTCCTTTTAGACATGCTGGAAATGAAAGAATTGAATAGACCCCCAACTGGAGGTGTTGGCAAAGCTGTTGACTTACGCAGTATATTGAAG GTTAACAAGCTGACCCTAAAGACACGAGCATTTCAAGAGGCATGTGTTATTTCTGTGGTTGAAGAGCTAGCTGAACACTTGGCACAGTGGAGTTATTCCGTTGCATTCATGGAATTGTCTTTTATTCCACTTGTGAGACTGCGTAGCTTTTGCAAATTAACCAAAGTAGAGAGGTTTCGAAAAGAAATGAGGCAGCTTATACGCCAG ATTGAAGCAAGTTCTAATCATGTGAATGAGAAGCGAATGTCAATTTCCTTTTTACCAAATGACCCTGCAGCAGCATCTTTTCTCGAG GATGAAAAAAAGTTAGCTTCAAGTGCTCTGTCAAAGTACGTCCTAACACTCCGCCAGAGAGCAGAACAGAAAAACAATTCATTAATGGAATCCAG TGTGCTCGTGGGAGAAGAATCCTCTAAATTTGGGAATGAAATATCAGAGAGTGATGAAGAGGATGCAAGAACGAATGAGGAGGGTGCTGCGGTCTTTAGTTCATCGTGGTTACCCGGAAATGAATCTAA GACAAAACAACAACCtgaagaaacaagaagaaagaggaaaaaacagCAGAAAGAGAAAGCCATTGATGACGATGTTGTGGAGGACTTGGTACTTAGTTCGGATGAAGATATGCCTTCAAGCCACACCCCTTCTGCTGGGAAAAATGTTGATGCAGATAATTTACCTTCAAAAAGAAAACCCAAGCAGAAGCACAGAACaaaaaggttgaaaaaaaattag
- the LOC114169758 gene encoding putative disease resistance RPP13-like protein 1 yields the protein MALELVGGALLSVFLDVAFQKLASPQILDFFHARKLDEKLLNKLETKLHSIHSLADDAEGKQFTDPHVRNWLLEVKDAVLDAEDLLDDIQMLSKRGVDADSESQTFSGCTCKVLDFFKSSRISSLNKEIESRMEQILDGLEFLSSQKGALGLKKASGVGSGLSSELPQKSQTTSLVVGTDFYGRDHDKELIFDWLISDDNSTNRPSILSIVGMGGVGKTTLAQHVFNDPRVDEAKFDFKAWVCVSDEFDVFKVSRAILEAVIGSTDDSRNLEMVHRRLKEKLTEKKFLLVLDDVWNENQSKWEDVQKSLVFGAKGSRILVTTRSKEVASTMGSKEHSLKQLQRDDCWKLFAKHAFRDDDTEPNPECREIGMKIVEKCKGLPLALKTMGSLLYRKSSISEWKSVFQSEIWDFSQDRYDIVPALALSYIHLSSHLKVCFAYCALFPKDYEFRKEDLFQLWMTENFLHCSQHSRTPEDVCQQYFNDLLSRSFFQQSDEKEEVFVMHDLIHDLANYVGGGIYFMWEVGKTEKIQKVTRHFSVKLRYNQYFDGFGKLCSTKKLRTFMPTGGLLLNMSIHELFSKFKLLQMLSLCFVLNLEELPDSVGNLEHLRSLDLSNTAIKKLTEKICSLTLLQILKLNFCRDLEELPSNLYLLTNLYRLEFIETKVRKVPPHLEKLKNLKVIMNFSVGHGREFGIQHS from the coding sequence ATGGCATTAGAACTTGTTGGTGGTGCTCTTCTTTCTGTTTTCCTTGATGTTGCATTTCAGAAGCTAGCTTCTCCTCAAATTCTCGATTTCTTTCATGCAAGAAAGCTTGATGAGAAGCTGCTGAACAAGTTGGAAACCAAGCTGCATTCCATCCATTCTCTGGCTGATGATGCAGAGGGAAAGCAGTTCACGGATCCACATGTCAGAAACTGGTTGCTTGAGGTCAAAGATGCTGTCCTTGATGCAGAGGATCTCTTGGATGATATACAAATGCTCTCCAAAAGAGGAGTGGATGCTGATTCTGAATCTCAAACCTTTTCGGGTTGCACTTGCAAGGTACTCGATTTCTTCAAATCCTCTCGTATTAGTTCCCTTAACAAGGAGATTGAGTCTAGGATGGAACAAATCCTTGACGGCTTAGAATTTCTCTCAAGCCAAAAGGGTGCTCTAGGATTGAAAAAAGCTAGCGGTGTTGGATCTGGGTTGAGCAGTGAACTGCCACAGAAATCACAAACAACATCGTTGGTTGTTGGAACTGATTTTTATGGCAGAGATCACGATAAAGAACTGATCTTTGACTGGCTGATATCCGACGACAACAGTACTAACCGGCCATCAATACTTTCTATTGTGGGAATGGGTGGGGTGGGTAAGACCACTCTTGCTCAACATGTATTCAATGACCCAAGAGTGGATGAGgccaaatttgatttcaaagcTTGGGTTTGCGTTTCAGACgaatttgatgttttcaaaGTATCAAGAGCAATTCTTGAGGCGGTTATTGGATCAACTGATGATAGTAGAAATTTAGAGATGGTCCACAGAAGATTGAAAGAGAAATTGACTGAGAAGaaatttcttcttgttttggATGACGTTTGGAATGAAAACCAATCTAAATGGGAAGACGTGCAAAAGTCCCTTGTTTTCGGAGCTAAGGGGAGTAGGATTCTTGTGACTACACGTAGTAAGGAAGTTGCTTCTACCATGGGGTCAAAAGAGCACTCCCTCAAGCAATTGCAGAGAGATGATTGCTGGAAGTTGTTTGCTAAACATGCATTTCGAGATGATGATACTGAGCCAAATCCAGAGTGTAGAGAGATTGGCATGAAGATTGTTGAAAAATGTAAAGGACTACCTCTTGCCTTGAAAACAATGGGAAGTCTATTATACAGAAAATCATCTATTTCAGAATGGAAATCTGTGTTCCAAAGCGAAATATGGGATTTTTCACAAGACCGTTATGATATTGTTCCTGCTTTAGCATTGAGTTATATCCACCTTTCTTCACACCTCAAGGTATGCTTTGCTTACTGTGCCCTATTCCCCAAGGATTACGAGTTTAGAAAGGAAGATTTGTTTCAGTTGTGGATGACTGAAAATTTCCTACACTGTTCTCAACACAGTAGGACTCCAGAAGATGTTTGCCAACAATACTTCAATGATTTACTATCAAGGTCCTTCTTTCAACAATCGGATGAAAAGGAAGAGGTATTTGTTATGCATGACCTTATACATGATTTGGCAAACTATGTTGGGGGAGGCATATACTTCATGTGGGAAGTTGGTAAAACAGAGAAGATACAAAAAGTTACTCGTCATTTTTCAGTTAAACTTAGATACAATCAGTATTTTGATGGGTTTGGAAAGTTATGTAGTACAAAAAAGTTGCGTACATTTATGCCAACAGGTGGTTTACTACTCAATATGTCGATACATGAATTGTTCTCCAAGTTTAAGCTTTTACAAATGTTatctttgtgttttgttttgaacCTTGAAGAGTTACCTGACTCTGTTGGTAATCTTGAGCATCTTCGTTCATTAGACCTCTCCAATACTGCAATTAAGAAACTAACTGAAAAGATATGTTCACTCACCCTCTTGCAAATACTGAAGTTGAACTTTTGTAGAGATTTGGAGGAGTTGCCCTCAAATTTGTATTTACTCACCAATTTGTATCGCCTTGAATTTATAGAGACTAAAGTGAGAAAGGTGCCTCCGCATTTGGAAAAACTGAAGAATCTTAAAGTAATAATGAATTTTAGTGTTGGCCATGGCAGGGAGTTCGGTATTCAACACTCTTGA